A section of the Vespa velutina chromosome 6, iVesVel2.1, whole genome shotgun sequence genome encodes:
- the LOC124950075 gene encoding myotubularin-related protein 3 isoform X3, with protein MESSEEPTSLQSICHLHASELFPKHPHFECEDQTLTIPFTLLSGESVVALGRISDGVLALSNYRLYLQQNKACYNIPLGLIEQLEVKEIFFLHIGCKDARSLSCAFSTNEHCLEWFKRLHKVTYPRKSIEDIFAFAYYAWSIEEGKDYPRLGKDNSSYISTFNSEVERLKFNLHGTWRISQINKDYRMCPSYPPQLLVPACISDETLETVAKFRSSRRIPAVVWRHVNNGAVIARSSQPEVGWLGWRSSEDEDLLKALSDACSYDKGESTMVDSPINYSDVGDDAITPSVTKKVLIVDARSYTTAVANRARGGGCECPEYYPSCDIQFMNLANIHSIRKSFHAVRQLCASDADQPNWLSLLEGTRWLQHMSGLLRAAVTVASAIERDGRPVLVHCSDGWDRTPQIVALAQILLDPYYRTMEGFQILCEREWLDFGHKFADRCGQTVGCEDPNERCPVFLQWLDCVHQLIQQFQCSFQMSPAYLVKLAQHTYSQLFGTFLCNTRQERLQLRIQERTFSVWRFLNSSLFVNHLYSPLKNQVLWPSCNVRDLVLWSEVYLGSMESSLGIRDDKQRVTMIDIEGGESEEPQGQMTKTRSYGDLIHAPDHVTYLHRRLSDPSISVEKKFDSLNLEVEAEKIVNNVDDNKFETVEADPSETDIKTKQYITVQASSESPANPSVDSSTDTLIPNNDSLVSVVNGEKEILQTNLGQDSISPWIETGTTGRGTCSCNRNHTEGSDVSDTSAPLISRTPSSICPASPTHQDAILDNPDRLDDVDGLPVIHCDVQLRVQQIIVEHKLKEEALRKELHTTRLALIKQVCNHNADTDRIDDIGSLPDSVGSAGEHGESLPSDMSWEAVEDLVPAPTLWVPDHAVNRCMGCNTEFWLGRRKHHCRCCGKIFCADCSENSTPLPSEQLYNPVRVCKDCFSRLHHHTSPCQCSARHQNKVDHETDLSSNSETLVTYQRAKPISMTKDTCCDNLLQAAHQKSQPSITAGG; from the exons ATGGAGAGTTCCGAAGAGCCGACCAGTTTGCAATCGATTTGTCATCTGCATGCATCGGAATTATTTCCAAAACATCCACATTTCGAATGTGAAGATCAGACATTGACAATCCCATTTACACTTTTAAGTGGAGAATCAGTAGTAGCATTGGGACGTATATCAGATGGTGTTTTGGCTCTTTCTAATTATAGACTTTACTTACAACAGAATAAAGCCTGTTACAATATACCCTTGGGCCTTATTGAACAattagaagtaaaagaaattttctttttgcatatTGGATGCAAAGATGCTCGATCATTGAG CTGTGCATTTTCCACTAACGAGCATTGTTTGGAATGGTTCAAACGATTACATAAAGTAACATATCCACGTAAAAGTATTGAGGACATATTTGCTTTTGCGTATTACGCATGGTCTATAGAAGAGGGTAAAGACTATCCTAGACTTGGAAAAGATAACAGTTCTTATATTTCTACTTTTAATTCAGAg GTGGaacgattgaaatttaatcTTCATGGTACATGGCGCATAAGTCAGATAAATAAGGATTATAGAATGTGCCCATCTTATCCGCCACAACTCTTGGTTCCTGCTTGCATTTCCGATGAAACTCTGGAGACTGTTGCTAAATTCAGAAGTTCCAGACGAATTCCTGCAGTTGTTTGGag gCACGTAAACAATGGAGCGGTAATAGCTCGTAGCAGTCAACCAGAAGTTGGTTGGTTGGGTTGGAGAAGTTCTGAAGATGAGGATCTTTTAAAAGCTTTGTCTGATGCATGTTCCTATGATAAAGGAGAATCCACAATGGTTGACTCACCTATTAACTATTCTGATGTTGGAGATGATGCGATTACTCCAAGTGttacaaaa aAAGTTCTAATCGTGGATGCTAGATCTTATACAACTGCTGTAGCAAATAGAGCACGTGGTGGTGGTTGTGAATGTCCTGAATATTATCCAAGTTGTGATATTCAATTTATGAATCTGGCAAATATACATTCtataagaaaaagttttcatgCTGTCAGACAATTGTGTGCATCTGATGCTGATCAACCAAA TTGGTTGAGTTTGTTGGAAGGTACTAGATGGTTACAGCATATGTCAGGTTTATTGCGCGCTGCAGTTACAGTTGCATCAGCTATTGAACGAGATGGACGACCAGTATTAGTGCATTGTAGTGATGGCTGGGATAGGACACCGCAGATTGTTGCCTTAGCACAGATATTATTAGATCCCTATTACCGTACTATGGAG ggatttcaaatattatgtGAGAGAGAATGGTTAGACTTTGGACATAAATTTGCTGATCGCTGTGGACAAACAGTTGGTTGCGAAGATCCAAACGAACGTTGCCCAGTATTTTTACAATGGCTTGATTGTGTACATCAGTTAATTCAACAATTTCAGTGTAGTTTTCAAATGTCTCCTGCATATCTT GTAAAATTAGCACAGCATACATATTCACAACTCTTTGGTACATTTTTATGTAACACAAGACAGGAAAGATTACAATTAAGAATACAAGAACGTACTTTTTCAGTATGGCGATTTCTTAACTCTTCTTTGTTTGTTAATCATTTGTATTCACCTTTAAAAAATCAA gtaTTATGGCCGAGTTGTAATGTACGAGATCTTGTTCTGTGGTCAGAAGTATATTTAGGTTCTATGGAATCCTCACTTGGTATTAGGGATGATAAGCAAAGAGTTACGATGATAGATATAGAAGGAGGTGAAAGTGAAGAACCACAAGGACAAATGACTAAAACACGTTCTTACGGAGATCTTATACACGCCCCCGATCATGTAACCTACCTTCACCGCAGACTTAGCGATCCAAGTATTTCCGTTGAAAA aaaatttgattCCTTAAATTTGGAAGTTGAGGCtgaaaaaatagtaaataacGTAGATGATAACAAATTTGAAACTGTAGAAGCAGATCCATCAGAGACTGACATTAAGACCAAACAGTATATTACAGTGCAAGCATCGAGCGAGTCACCTGCTAATCCATCAGTGGATAGTTCTACAGATACATTAATACCGAACAATGATTCGCTTGTTAGTGTTGTAAATggggagaaagaaat ATTGCAAACAAATCTAGGACAAGATAGTATTTCACCATGGATTGAAACTGGCACAACGGGACGAGGTACTTGTTCCTGTAATCGTAATCACACCGAAGGTAGCGATGTCAGTGATACCAGTGCTCCATTGATATCAAGAACACCAAGTAGCATATGTCCAGCTTCTCCAACCCATCAGGATGCTATATTAGATAATCCTGATAGGCTGGATGATGTCGATGGTCTTCCTGTTATTCATTGTGATGTTCAGTTACGAGTACAACAGATTATCGTCGAGCACAAG CTAAAGGAAGAAGCATTACGAAAGGAATTACATACAACAAGGCTAGCATTAATTAAACAAGTGTGCAACCACAATGCAGATACCGATCGTATTGATGATATT GGTTCACTGCCTGATTCAGTGGGCAGTGCTGGAGAACACGGAGAATCTTTACCATCGGATATGTCATGGGAAGCCGTCGAAGACTTGGTACCAGCTCCAACTCTTTGGGTTCCAGATCATGCAGTAAATCGTTGCATGGGTTGCAACACAGAATTTTGGCTTGGTAGACGTAAACATCATTGCAG ATGCTGCGGTAAGATATTCTGTGCGGATTGTTCAGAAAATTCTACGCCATTACCCAGTGAACAACTTTATAATCCTGTAAGAGTTTGCAAAGATTGCTTCTCTCGACTTCATCATCACACAAGTCCTTGCCAGTGCAGTGCTCGACATCAGAATAAAGTAGATCATGAAACGGATCTATCATCTAATTCAGAAACGTTGGTGACTTATCAAAGGGCAAAACCTATTTCGATGACGAAGGATACTTGCTGCGACAATTTATTGCAGGCTGCTCATCAGAAATCACAACCGTCCATTACAGCAG GTGGGTAA
- the LOC124950075 gene encoding myotubularin-related protein 3 isoform X1 — MESSEEPTSLQSICHLHASELFPKHPHFECEDQTLTIPFTLLSGESVVALGRISDGVLALSNYRLYLQQNKACYNIPLGLIEQLEVKEIFFLHIGCKDARSLSCAFSTNEHCLEWFKRLHKVTYPRKSIEDIFAFAYYAWSIEEGKDYPRLGKDNSSYISTFNSEVERLKFNLHGTWRISQINKDYRMCPSYPPQLLVPACISDETLETVAKFRSSRRIPAVVWRHVNNGAVIARSSQPEVGWLGWRSSEDEDLLKALSDACSYDKGESTMVDSPINYSDVGDDAITPSVTKKVLIVDARSYTTAVANRARGGGCECPEYYPSCDIQFMNLANIHSIRKSFHAVRQLCASDADQPNWLSLLEGTRWLQHMSGLLRAAVTVASAIERDGRPVLVHCSDGWDRTPQIVALAQILLDPYYRTMEGFQILCEREWLDFGHKFADRCGQTVGCEDPNERCPVFLQWLDCVHQLIQQFQCSFQMSPAYLVKLAQHTYSQLFGTFLCNTRQERLQLRIQERTFSVWRFLNSSLFVNHLYSPLKNQVLWPSCNVRDLVLWSEVYLGSMESSLGIRDDKQRVTMIDIEGGESEEPQGQMTKTRSYGDLIHAPDHVTYLHRRLSDPSISVEKKFDSLNLEVEAEKIVNNVDDNKFETVEADPSETDIKTKQYITVQASSESPANPSVDSSTDTLIPNNDSLVSVVNGEKEILQTNLGQDSISPWIETGTTGRGTCSCNRNHTEGSDVSDTSAPLISRTPSSICPASPTHQDAILDNPDRLDDVDGLPVIHCDVQLRVQQIIVEHKLKEEALRKELHTTRLALIKQVCNHNADTDRIDDIGSLPDSVGSAGEHGESLPSDMSWEAVEDLVPAPTLWVPDHAVNRCMGCNTEFWLGRRKHHCRCCGKIFCADCSENSTPLPSEQLYNPVRVCKDCFSRLHHHTSPCQCSARHQNKVDHETDLSSNSETLVTYQRAKPISMTKDTCCDNLLQAAHQKSQPSITADVSFFLFIS, encoded by the exons ATGGAGAGTTCCGAAGAGCCGACCAGTTTGCAATCGATTTGTCATCTGCATGCATCGGAATTATTTCCAAAACATCCACATTTCGAATGTGAAGATCAGACATTGACAATCCCATTTACACTTTTAAGTGGAGAATCAGTAGTAGCATTGGGACGTATATCAGATGGTGTTTTGGCTCTTTCTAATTATAGACTTTACTTACAACAGAATAAAGCCTGTTACAATATACCCTTGGGCCTTATTGAACAattagaagtaaaagaaattttctttttgcatatTGGATGCAAAGATGCTCGATCATTGAG CTGTGCATTTTCCACTAACGAGCATTGTTTGGAATGGTTCAAACGATTACATAAAGTAACATATCCACGTAAAAGTATTGAGGACATATTTGCTTTTGCGTATTACGCATGGTCTATAGAAGAGGGTAAAGACTATCCTAGACTTGGAAAAGATAACAGTTCTTATATTTCTACTTTTAATTCAGAg GTGGaacgattgaaatttaatcTTCATGGTACATGGCGCATAAGTCAGATAAATAAGGATTATAGAATGTGCCCATCTTATCCGCCACAACTCTTGGTTCCTGCTTGCATTTCCGATGAAACTCTGGAGACTGTTGCTAAATTCAGAAGTTCCAGACGAATTCCTGCAGTTGTTTGGag gCACGTAAACAATGGAGCGGTAATAGCTCGTAGCAGTCAACCAGAAGTTGGTTGGTTGGGTTGGAGAAGTTCTGAAGATGAGGATCTTTTAAAAGCTTTGTCTGATGCATGTTCCTATGATAAAGGAGAATCCACAATGGTTGACTCACCTATTAACTATTCTGATGTTGGAGATGATGCGATTACTCCAAGTGttacaaaa aAAGTTCTAATCGTGGATGCTAGATCTTATACAACTGCTGTAGCAAATAGAGCACGTGGTGGTGGTTGTGAATGTCCTGAATATTATCCAAGTTGTGATATTCAATTTATGAATCTGGCAAATATACATTCtataagaaaaagttttcatgCTGTCAGACAATTGTGTGCATCTGATGCTGATCAACCAAA TTGGTTGAGTTTGTTGGAAGGTACTAGATGGTTACAGCATATGTCAGGTTTATTGCGCGCTGCAGTTACAGTTGCATCAGCTATTGAACGAGATGGACGACCAGTATTAGTGCATTGTAGTGATGGCTGGGATAGGACACCGCAGATTGTTGCCTTAGCACAGATATTATTAGATCCCTATTACCGTACTATGGAG ggatttcaaatattatgtGAGAGAGAATGGTTAGACTTTGGACATAAATTTGCTGATCGCTGTGGACAAACAGTTGGTTGCGAAGATCCAAACGAACGTTGCCCAGTATTTTTACAATGGCTTGATTGTGTACATCAGTTAATTCAACAATTTCAGTGTAGTTTTCAAATGTCTCCTGCATATCTT GTAAAATTAGCACAGCATACATATTCACAACTCTTTGGTACATTTTTATGTAACACAAGACAGGAAAGATTACAATTAAGAATACAAGAACGTACTTTTTCAGTATGGCGATTTCTTAACTCTTCTTTGTTTGTTAATCATTTGTATTCACCTTTAAAAAATCAA gtaTTATGGCCGAGTTGTAATGTACGAGATCTTGTTCTGTGGTCAGAAGTATATTTAGGTTCTATGGAATCCTCACTTGGTATTAGGGATGATAAGCAAAGAGTTACGATGATAGATATAGAAGGAGGTGAAAGTGAAGAACCACAAGGACAAATGACTAAAACACGTTCTTACGGAGATCTTATACACGCCCCCGATCATGTAACCTACCTTCACCGCAGACTTAGCGATCCAAGTATTTCCGTTGAAAA aaaatttgattCCTTAAATTTGGAAGTTGAGGCtgaaaaaatagtaaataacGTAGATGATAACAAATTTGAAACTGTAGAAGCAGATCCATCAGAGACTGACATTAAGACCAAACAGTATATTACAGTGCAAGCATCGAGCGAGTCACCTGCTAATCCATCAGTGGATAGTTCTACAGATACATTAATACCGAACAATGATTCGCTTGTTAGTGTTGTAAATggggagaaagaaat ATTGCAAACAAATCTAGGACAAGATAGTATTTCACCATGGATTGAAACTGGCACAACGGGACGAGGTACTTGTTCCTGTAATCGTAATCACACCGAAGGTAGCGATGTCAGTGATACCAGTGCTCCATTGATATCAAGAACACCAAGTAGCATATGTCCAGCTTCTCCAACCCATCAGGATGCTATATTAGATAATCCTGATAGGCTGGATGATGTCGATGGTCTTCCTGTTATTCATTGTGATGTTCAGTTACGAGTACAACAGATTATCGTCGAGCACAAG CTAAAGGAAGAAGCATTACGAAAGGAATTACATACAACAAGGCTAGCATTAATTAAACAAGTGTGCAACCACAATGCAGATACCGATCGTATTGATGATATT GGTTCACTGCCTGATTCAGTGGGCAGTGCTGGAGAACACGGAGAATCTTTACCATCGGATATGTCATGGGAAGCCGTCGAAGACTTGGTACCAGCTCCAACTCTTTGGGTTCCAGATCATGCAGTAAATCGTTGCATGGGTTGCAACACAGAATTTTGGCTTGGTAGACGTAAACATCATTGCAG ATGCTGCGGTAAGATATTCTGTGCGGATTGTTCAGAAAATTCTACGCCATTACCCAGTGAACAACTTTATAATCCTGTAAGAGTTTGCAAAGATTGCTTCTCTCGACTTCATCATCACACAAGTCCTTGCCAGTGCAGTGCTCGACATCAGAATAAAGTAGATCATGAAACGGATCTATCATCTAATTCAGAAACGTTGGTGACTTATCAAAGGGCAAAACCTATTTCGATGACGAAGGATACTTGCTGCGACAATTTATTGCAGGCTGCTCATCAGAAATCACAACCGTCCATTACAGCAG atgtatccttcttccttttcatctcATAA
- the LOC124950075 gene encoding myotubularin-related protein 3 isoform X4, whose product MESSEEPTSLQSICHLHASELFPKHPHFECEDQTLTIPFTLLSGESVVALGRISDGVLALSNYRLYLQQNKACYNIPLGLIEQLEVKEIFFLHIGCKDARSLSCAFSTNEHCLEWFKRLHKVTYPRKSIEDIFAFAYYAWSIEEGKDYPRLGKDNSSYISTFNSEVERLKFNLHGTWRISQINKDYRMCPSYPPQLLVPACISDETLETVAKFRSSRRIPAVVWRHVNNGAVIARSSQPEVGWLGWRSSEDEDLLKALSDACSYDKGESTMVDSPINYSDVGDDAITPSVTKKVLIVDARSYTTAVANRARGGGCECPEYYPSCDIQFMNLANIHSIRKSFHAVRQLCASDADQPNWLSLLEGTRWLQHMSGLLRAAVTVASAIERDGRPVLVHCSDGWDRTPQIVALAQILLDPYYRTMEGFQILCEREWLDFGHKFADRCGQTVGCEDPNERCPVFLQWLDCVHQLIQQFQCSFQMSPAYLVKLAQHTYSQLFGTFLCNTRQERLQLRIQERTFSVWRFLNSSLFVNHLYSPLKNQVLWPSCNVRDLVLWSEVYLGSMESSLGIRDDKQRVTMIDIEGGESEEPQGQMTKTRSYGDLIHAPDHVTYLHRRLSDPSISVEKKFDSLNLEVEAEKIVNNVDDNKFETVEADPSETDIKTKQYITVQASSESPANPSVDSSTDTLIPNNDSLVSVVNGEKEILQTNLGQDSISPWIETGTTGRGTCSCNRNHTEGSDVSDTSAPLISRTPSSICPASPTHQDAILDNPDRLDDVDGLPVIHCDVQLRVQQIIVEHKGSLPDSVGSAGEHGESLPSDMSWEAVEDLVPAPTLWVPDHAVNRCMGCNTEFWLGRRKHHCRCCGKIFCADCSENSTPLPSEQLYNPVRVCKDCFSRLHHHTSPCQCSARHQNKVDHETDLSSNSETLVTYQRAKPISMTKDTCCDNLLQAAHQKSQPSITADVSFFLFIS is encoded by the exons ATGGAGAGTTCCGAAGAGCCGACCAGTTTGCAATCGATTTGTCATCTGCATGCATCGGAATTATTTCCAAAACATCCACATTTCGAATGTGAAGATCAGACATTGACAATCCCATTTACACTTTTAAGTGGAGAATCAGTAGTAGCATTGGGACGTATATCAGATGGTGTTTTGGCTCTTTCTAATTATAGACTTTACTTACAACAGAATAAAGCCTGTTACAATATACCCTTGGGCCTTATTGAACAattagaagtaaaagaaattttctttttgcatatTGGATGCAAAGATGCTCGATCATTGAG CTGTGCATTTTCCACTAACGAGCATTGTTTGGAATGGTTCAAACGATTACATAAAGTAACATATCCACGTAAAAGTATTGAGGACATATTTGCTTTTGCGTATTACGCATGGTCTATAGAAGAGGGTAAAGACTATCCTAGACTTGGAAAAGATAACAGTTCTTATATTTCTACTTTTAATTCAGAg GTGGaacgattgaaatttaatcTTCATGGTACATGGCGCATAAGTCAGATAAATAAGGATTATAGAATGTGCCCATCTTATCCGCCACAACTCTTGGTTCCTGCTTGCATTTCCGATGAAACTCTGGAGACTGTTGCTAAATTCAGAAGTTCCAGACGAATTCCTGCAGTTGTTTGGag gCACGTAAACAATGGAGCGGTAATAGCTCGTAGCAGTCAACCAGAAGTTGGTTGGTTGGGTTGGAGAAGTTCTGAAGATGAGGATCTTTTAAAAGCTTTGTCTGATGCATGTTCCTATGATAAAGGAGAATCCACAATGGTTGACTCACCTATTAACTATTCTGATGTTGGAGATGATGCGATTACTCCAAGTGttacaaaa aAAGTTCTAATCGTGGATGCTAGATCTTATACAACTGCTGTAGCAAATAGAGCACGTGGTGGTGGTTGTGAATGTCCTGAATATTATCCAAGTTGTGATATTCAATTTATGAATCTGGCAAATATACATTCtataagaaaaagttttcatgCTGTCAGACAATTGTGTGCATCTGATGCTGATCAACCAAA TTGGTTGAGTTTGTTGGAAGGTACTAGATGGTTACAGCATATGTCAGGTTTATTGCGCGCTGCAGTTACAGTTGCATCAGCTATTGAACGAGATGGACGACCAGTATTAGTGCATTGTAGTGATGGCTGGGATAGGACACCGCAGATTGTTGCCTTAGCACAGATATTATTAGATCCCTATTACCGTACTATGGAG ggatttcaaatattatgtGAGAGAGAATGGTTAGACTTTGGACATAAATTTGCTGATCGCTGTGGACAAACAGTTGGTTGCGAAGATCCAAACGAACGTTGCCCAGTATTTTTACAATGGCTTGATTGTGTACATCAGTTAATTCAACAATTTCAGTGTAGTTTTCAAATGTCTCCTGCATATCTT GTAAAATTAGCACAGCATACATATTCACAACTCTTTGGTACATTTTTATGTAACACAAGACAGGAAAGATTACAATTAAGAATACAAGAACGTACTTTTTCAGTATGGCGATTTCTTAACTCTTCTTTGTTTGTTAATCATTTGTATTCACCTTTAAAAAATCAA gtaTTATGGCCGAGTTGTAATGTACGAGATCTTGTTCTGTGGTCAGAAGTATATTTAGGTTCTATGGAATCCTCACTTGGTATTAGGGATGATAAGCAAAGAGTTACGATGATAGATATAGAAGGAGGTGAAAGTGAAGAACCACAAGGACAAATGACTAAAACACGTTCTTACGGAGATCTTATACACGCCCCCGATCATGTAACCTACCTTCACCGCAGACTTAGCGATCCAAGTATTTCCGTTGAAAA aaaatttgattCCTTAAATTTGGAAGTTGAGGCtgaaaaaatagtaaataacGTAGATGATAACAAATTTGAAACTGTAGAAGCAGATCCATCAGAGACTGACATTAAGACCAAACAGTATATTACAGTGCAAGCATCGAGCGAGTCACCTGCTAATCCATCAGTGGATAGTTCTACAGATACATTAATACCGAACAATGATTCGCTTGTTAGTGTTGTAAATggggagaaagaaat ATTGCAAACAAATCTAGGACAAGATAGTATTTCACCATGGATTGAAACTGGCACAACGGGACGAGGTACTTGTTCCTGTAATCGTAATCACACCGAAGGTAGCGATGTCAGTGATACCAGTGCTCCATTGATATCAAGAACACCAAGTAGCATATGTCCAGCTTCTCCAACCCATCAGGATGCTATATTAGATAATCCTGATAGGCTGGATGATGTCGATGGTCTTCCTGTTATTCATTGTGATGTTCAGTTACGAGTACAACAGATTATCGTCGAGCACAAG GGTTCACTGCCTGATTCAGTGGGCAGTGCTGGAGAACACGGAGAATCTTTACCATCGGATATGTCATGGGAAGCCGTCGAAGACTTGGTACCAGCTCCAACTCTTTGGGTTCCAGATCATGCAGTAAATCGTTGCATGGGTTGCAACACAGAATTTTGGCTTGGTAGACGTAAACATCATTGCAG ATGCTGCGGTAAGATATTCTGTGCGGATTGTTCAGAAAATTCTACGCCATTACCCAGTGAACAACTTTATAATCCTGTAAGAGTTTGCAAAGATTGCTTCTCTCGACTTCATCATCACACAAGTCCTTGCCAGTGCAGTGCTCGACATCAGAATAAAGTAGATCATGAAACGGATCTATCATCTAATTCAGAAACGTTGGTGACTTATCAAAGGGCAAAACCTATTTCGATGACGAAGGATACTTGCTGCGACAATTTATTGCAGGCTGCTCATCAGAAATCACAACCGTCCATTACAGCAG atgtatccttcttccttttcatctcATAA